The Cryptococcus deuterogattii R265 chromosome 6, complete sequence genomic sequence CATGGCCACGAGCAAGAGGACCACCGCACATTGCCACTATATTCTGAACGTCATCGGCCACTTGGTCTCTACCACCGACCTTCTTTTCTAGATGAGATCGttccccttccatctccttcacaTTTCACCCCACTAGGCAAAGACCCTCGAACTCATGCACTGCGAAGATCAGCATCAGTGGCAATCATCAGTATCTTCTTGCTCGCAGTCATCTTCATGGCGTCAACCGAATCAGGATCGACCGCGAAGGAAGCAGCGGCACGGCTCAAGGGGGTCTTTGGGATAGAGAGCGTAGCAGAGCTTGGGGAAGTCATTGCTGTTAACTTGGGCCTGGGTGATGAGGAGCAGAGCACCAACACCAATGACGAAGGTTTGGCTGCGGAGACAGGAGAAAATTCGAGTACTCGGCCGCAGATTGGTGAGTAGTGCTTCGAGCGTGTTCACATATCGCAGTTGTGTGGGAACCATTAACAAAAGCCTCAGACTTTGACCAGTTCACGATGATAAAGTCCGTTGATCCCAAAGATCTCGACTTATCACCCGGTCACCGAATGATTTTCGTTGGCGATATACATGGTTCTTATGATCCTCTCCAAAGACTCATGTCGGAGCTTCAGTATGACGACAATAATgacgtcctcttccacgTTGGAGACCTCGTCGCAAAAGGCCCCAAACCAGAGCAAGTACTGCAATGGATGAAAGAGCACAAAATTAGAGGTGTGAGAGGCAACCACGATCAGCCTGTCATTCAATGGCGAACGTGGATGGAATGGGCTGGAGGCGTGGAGTGGGAGGCCTATATGGACTTATTATCcgggaaggaaggagatgaagctATTCAAATTCTGGATAAGGACAAGAAAAAATATCCAGATGATTGGATTTGGAAAGGGGAGCACTGGAATATCGCGAGGTGGGTTACAGTAGTCTATTCGCCGCGATTCTATCTGACATTTGTTCAGGCAAATTTCAAAGGAATCATACGAGTACCTCACCAATCTTTCGCTC encodes the following:
- a CDS encoding phosphoric monoester hydrolase, which codes for MAMAHQYSPPPESHHGHEQEDHRTLPLYSERHRPLGLYHRPSFLDEIVPLPSPSHFTPLGKDPRTHALRRSASVAIISIFLLAVIFMASTESGSTAKEAAARLKGVFGIESVAELGEVIAVNLGLGDEEQSTNTNDEGLAAETGENSSTRPQIDFDQFTMIKSVDPKDLDLSPGHRMIFVGDIHGSYDPLQRLMSELQYDDNNDVLFHVGDLVAKGPKPEQVLQWMKEHKIRGVRGNHDQPVIQWRTWMEWAGGVEWEAYMDLLSGKEGDEAIQILDKDKKKYPDDWIWKGEHWNIARQISKESYEYLTNLSLILHLPSLHAFVVHGGLLPSNPLKSSSDPSQPLVEYSNSTLSPPYRKAEELAIVKNVIQNTIPYNLYNMRSLFTDGPNKGKVTKSSKKGTPWSEVWNKEMKRCKGPGAWTTEDEGDEWQVEQEQVDDVQLENEEELDGPVKRQKPGTPEAEKQKSAKKKLKCSPVTVIYGHAAGRGLDIKPFSKGLDTGCVYGRQLTALVLGDITGLSGQSVRVGKHKGVLVSVDCGEHGTSI